One Triticum dicoccoides isolate Atlit2015 ecotype Zavitan chromosome 4B, WEW_v2.0, whole genome shotgun sequence genomic window carries:
- the LOC119292763 gene encoding uncharacterized protein LOC119292763 — MSPSGSGRDNSHSSGDEWVPRSQRPRQQKGRAKKATPIEVTPIPVVTPPAVVASAPQEHVNTKEREGTKEDCTTMVINDRKVTPVPSVTPYVVVTPSPQQHDITKERKSTKEDGTTMVTNDRNVTLVPTVTSYEFLTPSPQDHADRKGRESTEEDATTLVINDRNVTLIPTITPYLVVTPSPREHADTKERESNKEDATTVVINDLNLLLKCN; from the exons ATGTCGCCGAGCGGATCTGGTCGTGATAACTCCCATAGTAGCGGTGATGAGTGGGTACCAAGAAGTCAACGACCACGGCAACAGAAAGGGCGAGCAAAGAAGGCAACACCTATAGAG GTTACTCCAATTCCAGTCGTTACTCCACCTGCAGTTGTTGCTTCAGCTCCTCAAGAGCATGTCAACACAAAGGAAAG AGAAGGTACTAAAGAAGATTGTACAACTATGGTGATCAATGATCGCAAA GTTACTCCGGTTCCAAGTGTTACTCCATATGTAGTTGTTACTCCATCTCCTCAACAACATGATATCACAAAGGAAAG AAAAAGTACTAAAGAAGATGGTACAACTATGGTGACCAATGATCGCAAT GTTACTCTAGTTCCAACTGTTACTTCATATGAATTCCTTACTCCGTCTCCTCAAGATCATGCCGATAGAAAGGGAAG AGAAAGTACTGAAGAAGATGCTACAACTTTGGTGATTAATGATCGCAAT GTTACTCTGATTCCAACTATTACTCCATATCTAGTTGTTACTCCATCTCCTCGAGAGCATGCCGACACAAAGGAAAG AGAAAGTAATAAAGAAGATGCTACAACCGTGGTGATCAATGACCTCAAT TTACTGCTCAAATGCAATTAG
- the LOC119291083 gene encoding mucin-2-like yields the protein MSSPPPQRPPTTTTALPPTATPPPPATASQPLPRAFLATYTAPQRAANSTPTPPLLFTGRPLNPNPSHTSPAHGILYPVAASSSTPAAAAAAAANHRRAPPTGVAYPRAHAVAVPVTAPSQQPQVPTQQRSYAAVPRAVVAGVTPRPEHPPRGVPIAPHPQLKVNAVPAVTPSLAVTPSPAVTPSLVVTPSPAVTPSPAFTPFPREHVTTKERESTKENASTVVINDRKVNVLDSESGSLYALCRSWLRNGVPHEIQPSFAGNVAPLLPRPLPASVVDSRMSEKDNDVEDQVSEEEQRHAQERNTLCTRDAMDRALTNNDTSEYTASDLLREHVTRAKNIRAKLRKERQVRIERYKQRLALLLPPPPPPPSEP from the exons ATGTCGTCCCCACCACCACAGcggccaccaaccaccaccactgcGCTCCCGCCTACCGCCACGCCCCCTCCTCCGGCCACCGCCTCGCAGCCCCTGCcgcgcgccttcctcgccaccTACACCGCGCCGCAGCGCGCCGCCAACTCGACCCCCACGCCGCCGCTGCTCTTCACCGGCCGCCCgctcaaccctaaccctagccacacCTCCCCCGCGCACGGCATCCTCTACCCCGTCGCCGCATCATcctccacccccgccgccgccgcggcggcggcggcgaaccatCGCCGCGCTCCCCCCACCGGCGTCGCGTACCCGCGCGCCCACGCCGTCGCTGTCCCCGTCACAGCGCCGTCTCAGCAGCCCCAGGTGCCAACGCAGCAGCGGTCCTACGCTGCGGTGCCGCGGGCGGTGGTGGCGGGCGTGACGCCGCGTCCAGAGCACCCTCCCCGAGGGGTTCCAATAGCCCCGCATCCTCAGCTCAAG GTTAATGCTGTTCCAGCTGTTACTCCATCTCTGGCTGTTACTCCATCTCCAGCTGTTACTCCATCTCTAGTTGTTACTCCATCTCCAGCTGTTACCCCGTCTCCAGCTTTTACTCCATTTCCTCGGGAGCATGTCACCACAAAGGAGAG AGAAAGTACCAAAGAAAACGCTTCAACTGTGGTGATCAATGACCGCAAA GTTAATGTGTTAGACAGTGAGTCAGGATCCTTGTATGCTCTTTGTCGATCTTGGCTACGCAATGGCGTTCCACATGAAATTCAG CCAAGCTTTGCTGGAAACGTTGCACCACTTCTTCCAAGACCTTTGCCTGCTTCAGTTGTAGATTCTAGGATGTCAGAAAAGGACAATGATGTTGAAGATCAAGTTTCAGAAGAAGAGCAG AGACATGCCCAAGAAAGGAACACCCTGTGCACCAGAGACGCGATGGACAGAGCATTGACCAAT AATGATACTAGTGAATATACGGCGTCTGACTTGTTGAGAGAGCATGTAACTCGTGCAAAAAATATACGTGCCAA ATTGCGCAAGGAGCGGCAAGTCCGGATCGAGAGATACAAGCAGCGCCTTGCACTTCTTTTGCCTCCACCACCACCCCCACCTAGCGAGCCATGA
- the LOC119293786 gene encoding peroxidase A2-like, giving the protein MASPSPLPAALLAVCALLAAMALFQGARAQQLSPAYYDESCPHVYDTVRRVIQEARTADPRILASLVRLQFHDCFVNGCDGSLLLDDGPAINSEKNAAPYNNSARGFPVVDDIKAALESACPGVVSCADIVALAAEVSVELAGGPYWRVLLGRRDDRTANFDAADNLPGPTDALNVLRQKFADVGLDDTDFVALQGTTTHSWSGSNDTYVSLHFPGAHTIGRAQCRFFQDRLDNFAGTGQPDPTLDGAYLSALRQSCPAAGADERLNNLDPATPDAFDNSYYRNLLHNRGLLRSDQVMLSAPDGAAASTAPIVERFAASQADFFRSFATAMIKMGNIAPLTGSMGEVRRNCRVVNRS; this is encoded by the exons ATGGCGTCTCCTTCTCCCCTGCCAGCGGCGCTGCTAGCCGTGTGCGCCTTGCTCGCCGCCATGGCGCTCTTCCAGGGCGCGCGGGCGCAGCAGCTGAGCCCGGCCTACTACGACGAGTCGTGCCCGCACGTCTACGACACGGTGCGGCGCGTCATCCAGGAGGCGCGCACCGCCGACCCGCGCATCCTCGCCAGCCTTGTCCGTCTCCAGTTCCACGACTGCTTCGTCAAC GGCTGCGACGGGTCGCTGCTGCTGGACGACGGCCCGGCGATAAACAGCGAGAAGAACGCCGCCCCGTACAACAACTCGGCGCGCGGGTTCCCGGTGGTGGACGACATCAAGGCCGCCCTGGAGAGCGCGTGCCCCGGcgtcgtctcctgcgccgacatcgTCGCGCTCGCCGCCGAGGTCTCCGTCGAGCTGGCGGGAGGGCCCTACTGGAGGGTGCTGCTGGGCCGGAGGGACGACAGGACGGCCAACTTCGACGCCGCCGACAACCTCCCGGGCCCCACGGACGCCCTCAACGTCCTTAGGCAGAAGTTCGCCGACGTCGGCCTCGACGACACCGATTTCGTCGCCCTCCAAGGTACTACGACGCACTCC TGGAGCGGTTCAAATGACACGTACGTCTCGCTTCATTTTCCAGGAGCACACACGATCGGCCGGGCGCAGTGCAGGTTCTTCCAGGACAGGCTCGACAACTTCGCCGGCACCGGGCAGCCGGACCCGACGCTGGACGGGGCGTACCTGTCCGCCCTGCGACAGAGCTGCCCGGCGGCGGGCGCCGACGAGCGCCTCAACAACCTCGACCCGGCCACGCCGGACGCGTTCGACAACAGCTACTACCGCAACCTCCTGCACAACCGCGGCCTGCTCCGGTCCGACCAGGTGATGCTCTCCGCGCCAGACGGTGCCGCGGCCTCCACGGCGCCCATCGTCGAGCGGTTCGCCGCCAGCCAGGCCGACTTCTTCCGGAGCTTCGCCACGGCGATGATCAAGATGGGCAACATCGCCCCGCTGACCGGAAGCATGGGGGAGGTTAGGAGGAACTGCAGGGTGGTGAACAGAAGCTGA